In Puniceicoccaceae bacterium, the following are encoded in one genomic region:
- a CDS encoding MFS transporter yields the protein MSNTPSDSHNRISTVEKIAYGSGDSASNFFFHTFNIFLLSYYVDVFGLTAAAVGTMFLVTKLVDAFTDIIMGMVADRTKTRWGRFRPWILWMAIPYGIIGYSMFANPDLSSNGKLIYAYLTYSLMMLVYTAINVPYSSLLGVISPHSNERTSLSTYRFVMAFLAQLLISAFVIPLKNLLGGENEALGYQLTMAIFAFLSIALWMFTFASTRERVPVSPTQSKDLKGDLKVLLRNGPWLALVVCGLFTLMMVAVRGGATLFYMKYYAQVDSEPVFWIFDKTSLFFMGGTASMVVGAAFTKLLTRFFSKKSLMLGLFGLHGLMLGLFFFIPPEMYWTMLIVNTIATLINGPTPAIVWSMYADVADYGEWKFHRRTTGLVFSGVIFSHKTGLAIGAGLSGWILSWFGFIANQPQSDMAIFGIRFMFTIVPFLLLMIATAAILFYKINTPLLRQIESDLEARRSNDPTRT from the coding sequence ATGAGCAACACCCCATCTGATTCGCACAACCGGATTTCCACTGTCGAAAAAATCGCCTACGGTTCTGGAGATTCTGCGTCCAATTTCTTTTTTCACACCTTCAACATTTTTCTACTGAGCTACTATGTTGATGTCTTCGGACTCACAGCGGCTGCAGTCGGTACGATGTTTCTGGTCACAAAGCTAGTGGATGCCTTCACCGATATCATCATGGGAATGGTCGCGGATCGCACCAAAACACGGTGGGGACGATTTCGCCCATGGATCCTTTGGATGGCAATCCCTTACGGCATCATCGGCTACTCGATGTTCGCAAACCCTGACCTCTCCTCCAACGGCAAACTGATCTATGCCTACCTCACCTACTCCTTGATGATGCTCGTCTACACCGCGATCAACGTACCCTACTCCTCACTGTTGGGCGTGATCTCTCCCCATTCCAACGAGCGCACCTCCCTGTCGACCTACCGCTTTGTGATGGCCTTTCTGGCGCAATTGCTGATTTCAGCCTTCGTGATTCCTTTGAAAAACTTGCTCGGAGGTGAAAACGAAGCCCTCGGCTACCAGCTCACCATGGCGATTTTTGCGTTCCTGTCGATCGCCTTATGGATGTTCACCTTTGCAAGCACGCGGGAACGCGTACCCGTATCACCAACCCAGAGCAAGGATTTGAAGGGAGATCTCAAGGTTTTGCTGCGCAACGGCCCTTGGCTTGCACTGGTGGTCTGTGGGTTGTTCACCCTGATGATGGTTGCTGTGCGCGGGGGTGCCACCCTGTTTTACATGAAATATTATGCGCAGGTGGATTCTGAACCCGTGTTCTGGATCTTCGACAAAACCTCACTCTTTTTCATGGGCGGAACCGCATCAATGGTGGTGGGAGCTGCCTTCACCAAACTGCTCACCCGGTTTTTCTCGAAAAAGAGTCTCATGCTCGGCCTCTTCGGACTGCACGGACTGATGCTGGGTCTTTTCTTTTTCATACCGCCCGAGATGTACTGGACCATGCTCATCGTCAATACGATTGCAACGCTGATCAATGGCCCAACACCCGCAATTGTCTGGTCCATGTATGCTGACGTTGCGGACTACGGAGAATGGAAGTTTCACCGGCGCACGACGGGCCTGGTCTTTTCCGGGGTCATTTTTTCACACAAGACTGGCCTAGCCATCGGCGCGGGACTCTCTGGCTGGATTCTGAGCTGGTTCGGATTCATTGCCAACCAACCTCAGAGCGACATGGCGATTTTTGGCATCCGCTTCATGTTCACGATTGTTCCCTTTCTGCTGCTGATGATCGCAACCGCCGCCATTCTCTTCTACAAGATCAACACTCCGTTGCTCAGGCAAATCGAGTCCGATCTCGAAGCTCGGCGCAGCAACGACCCCACCCGAACCTAG
- a CDS encoding energy transducer TonB, with product MKTQISILFIYFAASLALGFSQEADPAQEVRAPVPLEVTHLPIPQDLKHLLIQKPYVDFLLLIDETGVVKDFVATASNHAKLLPPAQRLVERLHFEPAQQEGKAIPIRHTIRIHFEDFQQQAWRDSGQIPMGSVSTDGTGRKFFDQAPSAFAYTQSEVTELDVPLQLEQGTLRIVEGPEGQPPAGSCTIEFYIDSDGVPRLPSVLESDSELASLSGLASLQSMRFKPLRKDLNPTYVKVRQRFQFGNTSAQEKL from the coding sequence ATGAAAACTCAAATTTCCATCCTGTTCATCTACTTCGCTGCAAGCCTTGCCTTGGGATTCTCACAGGAAGCTGATCCTGCGCAGGAAGTCAGAGCTCCGGTTCCACTGGAAGTGACTCACCTGCCCATTCCGCAGGACCTCAAGCACCTGCTGATCCAGAAACCCTACGTCGATTTCCTTCTACTGATCGATGAAACGGGTGTCGTGAAAGATTTTGTCGCAACCGCATCGAATCATGCAAAACTGCTTCCACCTGCGCAACGCCTGGTAGAGCGTCTGCACTTTGAGCCTGCACAACAAGAGGGCAAGGCCATTCCGATTCGCCATACCATTCGAATCCACTTTGAAGACTTTCAACAACAGGCATGGAGAGATTCTGGCCAAATACCCATGGGCAGCGTCAGCACGGACGGCACGGGTCGAAAGTTCTTTGACCAGGCACCCAGTGCTTTTGCCTACACTCAATCTGAAGTGACAGAACTCGATGTCCCACTGCAACTGGAACAGGGGACCCTGCGGATTGTGGAGGGTCCTGAAGGCCAACCACCAGCCGGGAGTTGCACGATCGAGTTTTATATCGATTCTGACGGAGTACCGCGCCTGCCGTCCGTGTTGGAATCCGATAGTGAGCTTGCAAGCCTTTCGGGACTCGCAAGCCTGCAAAGCATGCGTTTCAAGCCGCTTCGAAAAGATCTCAACCCCACTTACGTCAAGGTGCGACAGCGTTTTCAGTTTGGAAACACTTCCGCGCAAGAGAAACTTTGA